In the genome of Thermoplasma sp. Kam2015, one region contains:
- a CDS encoding transcriptional regulator, producing the protein MTEDQGIEDLANDPILSSGARIGILIALFGVGKSTFTDLLRSTGLAKSSLYMHLQVLEKHGLITVKTEFTRARPRAIVRITEAGMKEINHYFDIIKRYFEEKR; encoded by the coding sequence ATGACGGAAGATCAGGGTATAGAGGACCTTGCCAACGATCCCATACTTTCTAGCGGAGCCAGGATAGGCATACTGATCGCGCTCTTCGGCGTCGGTAAATCCACATTCACCGATCTGCTGAGATCAACTGGGCTGGCCAAATCATCGCTCTACATGCATCTGCAGGTTCTGGAGAAGCATGGCCTCATAACGGTAAAGACAGAGTTCACAAGAGCCAGGCCAAGGGCTATAGTCAGGATAACAGAGGCCGGCATGAAGGAGATAAACCATTATTTCGACATAATTAAGAGATACTTCGAGGAGAAGAGATAG